In a single window of the Carassius gibelio isolate Cgi1373 ecotype wild population from Czech Republic chromosome A12, carGib1.2-hapl.c, whole genome shotgun sequence genome:
- the LOC128025424 gene encoding suppressor of cytokine signaling 3: MVTHSRFDSAMSSSPFEGGARLPPHRYKTFSSRAQYQMVIAAVRKLQESGFYWNTVGGKEASALLSTEPPGTFLVRDSSDHHHFFTLSVKTTTGTKNLRIQCDSVSFFLQTDPQSEQAVPRFDCVLKLIHHYMPSSGTGTSSKAREDGESGSSADGSAYYIFSGGEKIPLELLRPLASSMSSLQHLCRKTLNGHIDVSTKRDQLPHTLQEFLQEYDAPI, translated from the coding sequence ATGGTAACACACAGTAGGTTTGACAGCGCGATGAGCAGTAGCCCCTTTGAAGGCGGCGCGCGCCTGCCCCCCCACCGGTACAAGACCTTCAGTTCTCGGGCGCAGTATCAGATGGTGATTGCAGCTGTGCGCAAACTTCAAGAAAGCGGCTTCTACTGGAACACCGTGGGCGGGAAAGAGGCCAGCGCACTGCTGAGCACCGAACCCCCAGGCACCTTCTTGGTGCGTGACAGCTCGGACCACCACCACTTCTTCACACTCAGCGTGAAAACGACCACGGGCACCAAAAACCTGCGCATCCAATGTGACTCCGTCTCCTTCTTCCTGCAGACCGACCCTCAGAGCGAGCAGGCGGTGCCGCGCTTCGATTGCGTCCTCAAACTCATTCATCATTACATGCCATCCTCTGGGACGGGGACCTCTTCAAAAGCCAGAGAGGATGGAGAAAGTGGAAGCAGCGCAGACGGAAGTGCTTACTACATCTTCTCTGGTGGCGAGAAGATCCCTTTGGAGCTACTGCGTCCTCTGGCCTCTAGCATGTCCAGTCTGCAGCACCTATGTCGAAAGACTTTAAACGGTCATATAGATGTGTCCACCAAACGGGACCAACTGCCTCATACACTCCAAGAGTTCCTCCAGGAGTATGACGCTCCTATCTAG